CGTGAAACCTCTGCGTGTCCCGAGTCGTCAGCACCTCGTCGATCAGCGGCACACCCCCGTACCACCGGACCAAATCTGCATAGACCCAGGCCCGAATGAACTGCATCTCCGCGATCAATTGCGCCTTCCGCTCCTGCTCCAGCGGAGAGCCCTCGATATTCGCAAAAAACGTATTGATATTCCTGATAACCCGATAGGAATCGCGCCAGAGATTGCCCGTTGCGTTCTCCCCATTGTCCGGCGTAGTGCGTCCCTTCGCGAACTCCTCGGTGCCGTACCAATGAGTATGCCGGACGTCCCCCGAAAGCCCCACCACCGATATGTCGCGGTTTCGCCAGAATCCGTGACGTACTCCCTCCCCGTAGGCGGCGTTCACGAAGGCCTCCACCAGCGCGGGGTCGGAAAAAACAGCATCCGCTCGCAGATCATTCATGGGGCTAAGATCCAGAAAGCCACTCGTACAGCCTCCGGCCAGCATGGAGCTGACGGCCATTATCATTGTTGACTGTTTCATAATGCTACTCTGCTAGAGCCTATATCTAGAAGTTGGACGCTCTAACCCCAATGTTTATGATTCGAGTCTGCGGATGTGTCCTTTGACTTTGGCTTTCTGGGTCGATTTCCTTGATCGCCGACAGCGTCAGCAGGTTGTGCGCAGAAATATAGATCCGTGTGGTACCAAGTCCGATGGATTCTGGGATGTGGTCGGGAA
This genomic stretch from Pseudomonadota bacterium harbors:
- a CDS encoding RagB/SusD family nutrient uptake outer membrane protein; amino-acid sequence: MKQSTMIMAVSSMLAGGCTSGFLDLSPMNDLRADAVFSDPALVEAFVNAAYGEGVRHGFWRNRDISVVGLSGDVRHTHWYGTEEFAKGRTTPDNGENATGNLWRDSYRVIRNINTFFANIEGSPLEQERKAQLIAEMQFIRAWVYADLVRWYGGVPLIDEVLTTRDTQRFH